The Methylobacterium sp. PvR107 genome contains a region encoding:
- a CDS encoding AraC family transcriptional regulator: MVDPLTQVVGLLQPSASFSKLVLAGGAWTVRRDDHGQPFYAAVLDGTCRLVIEGEAEIVLAAGDFVLIPAASAFAASSLVAPSAGRPPPPVEVAPGVFWLGPAEVPPDLRMLVGHCTFASDDTELLLSLLPRFVHVRGSGRLAMLLSLVNEETRADRPGREVVLARLLEVLLIEALRSTTGPTAPSGLLRGLADERVATALRRMHQQPTVPWTVAALAREAGLSRSTFFERFRREVGVAPMAYLLAWRIALAKDLLGREGAGVAEVAERVGYGSASTFSTAFARHVGRPPIHYAREQRGQRRSPSPFNV; encoded by the coding sequence ATGGTCGATCCGCTCACCCAGGTGGTCGGGCTGCTTCAGCCCAGCGCCTCGTTCTCCAAGTTGGTCCTGGCCGGCGGCGCCTGGACCGTCCGCCGGGATGATCACGGCCAGCCGTTCTACGCCGCGGTGCTGGATGGGACTTGCCGGCTCGTAATCGAGGGCGAGGCGGAGATCGTTCTCGCGGCCGGTGACTTCGTGCTGATCCCCGCCGCCAGCGCCTTCGCCGCGTCCAGCCTCGTCGCGCCGTCGGCGGGGCGGCCACCACCGCCAGTCGAGGTCGCCCCCGGTGTGTTCTGGCTCGGCCCTGCCGAGGTGCCGCCCGACCTGCGCATGCTGGTGGGGCACTGCACCTTCGCCTCCGACGATACTGAGTTGCTGCTTTCGCTCCTGCCTCGGTTCGTCCATGTGCGCGGCTCTGGGCGACTGGCGATGCTGCTCAGCCTCGTGAACGAGGAGACGCGGGCGGACAGGCCCGGCCGCGAGGTAGTCCTGGCGCGGCTTTTGGAGGTGCTCCTGATTGAGGCGCTCCGGTCCACCACGGGTCCGACGGCGCCCTCGGGTCTCCTGCGCGGGCTTGCCGACGAGCGCGTGGCCACTGCGTTGCGCCGGATGCATCAGCAACCGACCGTTCCCTGGACGGTCGCGGCCCTGGCCCGCGAGGCGGGACTGTCGCGATCGACATTCTTCGAACGGTTCCGGCGCGAGGTCGGCGTCGCGCCGATGGCGTACCTCCTGGCGTGGCGCATCGCGCTTGCGAAGGATCTGCTTGGTCGCGAGGGTGCCGGCGTGGCGGAGGTGGCCGAGCGCGTGGGCTACGGGTCTGCCAGCACCTTCAGCACCGCCTTTGCTCGTCATGTCGGCAGACCGCCAATCCACTACGCTCGCGAGCAGCGCGGCCAACGTCGCAGCCCTTCGCCTTTCAATGTCTGA
- a CDS encoding SDR family oxidoreductase yields the protein MNTILITGCSSGFGLETARLFLSRDWRVVATMRTPNAALLPESDRLTVLPLDVTDAGSIARAVAEAGPLDVLVNNAGVGLLNALEGLSMGAAREVFETNTLGTIAMTQAVLPQFRDRGAGVIVNVTSSVTLRSLPLLAVYTASKAAVNAFTESLAHELVPFGVHARLVIPGRSPETAFGSNARTRMGMDVPEAYGDLAGKVFANFQQATEELTRASDVAEAVWRAATDPACPMRLPAGADAVAWAAA from the coding sequence ATGAACACGATCCTCATCACCGGCTGCTCATCCGGCTTCGGCCTGGAGACGGCACGCCTGTTCCTCAGCCGCGATTGGCGCGTCGTCGCCACGATGCGCACGCCTAATGCGGCCCTGCTCCCGGAGTCCGACCGTCTCACCGTCCTGCCGCTCGACGTGACCGACGCCGGTAGCATCGCCCGGGCGGTCGCGGAGGCCGGGCCGCTCGATGTCCTCGTGAACAACGCGGGCGTCGGGCTGCTGAACGCCCTGGAGGGCCTGTCGATGGGGGCCGCCCGGGAGGTGTTCGAGACGAACACCCTCGGCACCATCGCCATGACCCAGGCGGTGCTGCCGCAGTTCCGGGACCGGGGCGCCGGGGTGATCGTCAACGTGACGTCGAGCGTGACCCTGCGGTCGCTGCCGCTGCTGGCGGTCTATACCGCGAGCAAGGCGGCGGTGAACGCCTTCACCGAGTCCCTCGCCCACGAGCTCGTGCCATTCGGCGTGCACGCTCGGCTCGTCATTCCCGGCCGCTCGCCGGAGACCGCGTTCGGATCCAACGCCCGCACCCGGATGGGGATGGATGTGCCCGAAGCCTACGGAGACCTGGCGGGTAAGGTGTTCGCGAACTTCCAACAGGCGACGGAAGAGCTGACCCGGGCCTCGGACGTGGCCGAGGCGGTCTGGCGCGCGGCGACCGACCCGGCATGCCCGATGCGCCTGCCGGCCGGCGCCGATGCGGTCGCCTGGGCAGCGGCCTGA
- a CDS encoding sigma-70 family RNA polymerase sigma factor: MPTIDDPTLIFEQERTRLVRLAYRMLGSFGEAEDVVQDAWLRWRYVDHAGVSSAGAFLSRTVTRLCLDVMKSARARRETYFGTWLPEPVAMAPDDASGDDLTLTLMLALERLSPLERAAFLLHDVFAVPLGEIAATLQREPPAVRQLAARARRHVQSARTRFPVDREEGIRIAKAFFEASATGDVAALRSMLAEAVIVHSDGGGKVHAFPRPIIGIDKVMRMFEGAARKSWIQHAQKLQDLWIDGLPGYFSLESGGTFQTVALDIQGGLIVGIYFTRNPDKLERMARLFGGAAGEQMPQ, from the coding sequence ATGCCGACCATTGATGATCCGACCCTCATCTTCGAACAGGAGCGGACGCGGCTCGTCCGACTCGCATACCGCATGCTCGGTTCATTCGGCGAAGCCGAGGATGTCGTGCAGGACGCCTGGCTCCGCTGGCGGTACGTCGATCATGCTGGTGTATCGTCGGCCGGTGCCTTCCTGTCGCGCACGGTGACGCGGCTCTGCCTAGACGTCATGAAGTCCGCCCGCGCAAGGCGAGAGACATACTTTGGAACTTGGTTGCCCGAGCCCGTCGCCATGGCGCCGGACGACGCTTCTGGCGATGACCTGACACTCACGCTGATGCTCGCCTTGGAGCGGCTCTCGCCTCTGGAGAGGGCTGCGTTCCTCTTGCACGACGTTTTCGCGGTTCCGCTCGGGGAGATCGCGGCGACACTTCAGCGTGAGCCGCCAGCTGTCCGTCAGCTCGCCGCCAGAGCGAGGAGGCACGTGCAGTCGGCACGTACGCGCTTCCCCGTCGACAGGGAGGAGGGGATACGCATCGCTAAAGCCTTCTTCGAGGCGTCGGCGACAGGCGACGTCGCGGCGCTTCGCAGCATGCTCGCGGAAGCCGTCATCGTGCATTCCGATGGTGGCGGGAAGGTACACGCATTCCCGCGGCCTATCATCGGCATCGACAAGGTCATGCGTATGTTTGAGGGAGCTGCGCGGAAGTCGTGGATCCAGCATGCCCAGAAGCTGCAGGACCTCTGGATCGATGGCCTGCCGGGCTATTTCAGCCTGGAGTCGGGCGGGACCTTCCAGACCGTGGCCCTCGATATCCAGGGCGGCCTGATCGTCGGCATCTACTTCACACGCAACCCGGACAAGCTCGAACGTATGGCAAGGCTGTTCGGAGGGGCAGCTGGAGAGCAGATGCCTCAATGA
- a CDS encoding SDR family oxidoreductase, with protein sequence MKIVVIGGTGLIGSQVVANLRSAGHEVLAASPNTGVNTVTGEGLADSLKGASVVVDVANAPSFADDAAMDFFVRAGRNLAAAEKAAGVTHHVALSVVGTELLLESGYFRAKLAQEQLIASAGVPWTLVRATQFFEFVGTIAAAAIIDGVARVTSASIQPIASADVAAKVAEAALAPPRNGIIEIAGPERLPMAELVKRHFDGIGESRKVITDDTAPYFGVLLEDRWLTPTGDAWLSKRRYSDWLAAQPKRVA encoded by the coding sequence ATGAAGATCGTCGTCATCGGCGGCACTGGGCTGATCGGCTCGCAGGTCGTCGCCAACCTGAGGAGCGCCGGCCACGAGGTGCTCGCGGCCTCGCCCAATACCGGGGTGAACACTGTCACCGGCGAGGGTCTCGCAGATTCGTTGAAGGGCGCCAGCGTCGTCGTCGACGTCGCCAACGCGCCCTCCTTTGCTGACGATGCCGCGATGGACTTCTTCGTCCGCGCCGGACGGAACCTCGCGGCGGCAGAGAAGGCTGCGGGCGTCACGCACCACGTGGCGCTCTCGGTGGTCGGGACTGAGCTCCTGCTCGAAAGCGGTTACTTCCGCGCGAAGCTTGCCCAAGAACAACTCATCGCGTCGGCGGGCGTGCCCTGGACGCTGGTCCGCGCCACGCAGTTCTTCGAGTTCGTCGGCACGATTGCGGCAGCGGCTATCATCGACGGCGTTGCCCGGGTGACCTCCGCCTCAATCCAGCCGATCGCATCGGCCGATGTAGCCGCTAAGGTCGCTGAGGCCGCGCTCGCACCACCTCGCAACGGCATAATCGAGATCGCCGGACCTGAGCGGCTGCCGATGGCCGAGCTGGTGAAGCGCCACTTCGACGGCATCGGCGAATCGCGCAAAGTCATCACGGACGACACCGCCCCCTATTTTGGAGTGCTCCTCGAAGATCGCTGGTTGACACCCACTGGTGACGCTTGGCTGTCAAAGCGGCGCTACAGCGACTGGCTGGCCGCGCAGCCGAAGCGCGTGGCCTGA
- a CDS encoding MBL fold metallo-hydrolase codes for MTMNTVVPANSGRTDPGYASSSLVRGEELVPSRYMVRVGEIDVLVVSDGVLPLPTKMLGHNVDTAERAAWLNEMFLPSDAFDWSLNVVVVRSGGQTILIDAGLGLDPNLNLPRAGQLVRRLEAAGIDLAAVTDVVLTHMHMDHVGGLLVDGVKERLRSDLRIHVAAAEVKFWEAPDFTQVDMPEGFPDALRAAAKRFAQEYRNQLQLFGEEYEVAPGVMVQRTGGHTPGHSVVRLSSGGNRLTFAGDAVFTVGFEHPDWHNGFEHDPKEAARVRVRLLRELAATGEQLIATHLPFPSVGRVAVDGDAFRWVPVFWDF; via the coding sequence ATGACGATGAATACTGTAGTACCTGCTAATTCCGGACGAACCGATCCGGGATACGCTAGCTCTTCGCTTGTGCGAGGTGAGGAGTTGGTGCCATCGCGCTACATGGTGCGGGTCGGTGAGATCGATGTGCTGGTCGTCAGCGATGGAGTGCTGCCGCTCCCGACCAAGATGTTGGGACATAACGTCGATACGGCCGAAAGGGCGGCTTGGCTCAACGAAATGTTCCTGCCGTCGGACGCGTTCGACTGGTCGCTGAACGTGGTTGTGGTCCGCAGTGGCGGCCAGACCATCCTCATCGACGCCGGCTTGGGGTTGGACCCGAACCTGAACCTGCCGCGGGCCGGACAACTGGTCAGGCGACTGGAAGCCGCTGGCATTGATCTCGCGGCTGTGACCGATGTGGTGCTCACCCACATGCACATGGACCATGTCGGCGGGCTCCTCGTCGACGGAGTGAAGGAGCGGCTGCGCTCGGATCTGCGGATCCACGTGGCGGCTGCCGAGGTCAAATTCTGGGAAGCGCCCGACTTCACGCAGGTCGACATGCCAGAGGGGTTTCCTGACGCGCTCAGAGCGGCCGCTAAGCGGTTCGCGCAGGAGTACCGCAACCAGTTGCAGCTGTTCGGCGAAGAGTACGAGGTCGCCCCGGGGGTGATGGTCCAACGCACCGGCGGCCACACTCCCGGGCACAGCGTGGTCCGCCTGTCATCCGGTGGCAATCGGCTGACATTCGCCGGCGATGCCGTGTTCACGGTCGGGTTCGAGCATCCCGACTGGCACAACGGCTTCGAACACGATCCCAAGGAGGCGGCTCGCGTTCGCGTTCGGCTTCTGCGGGAATTGGCGGCAACCGGCGAGCAATTGATCGCCACACACCTGCCGTTCCCGTCCGTCGGCCGGGTTGCGGTTGATGGCGACGCTTTTCGGTGGGTTCCCGTGTTCTGGGACTTCTGA
- a CDS encoding carboxymuconolactone decarboxylase family protein, translating into MSQNKRLVWTEVAPQGARALFGIHHYITTSTDLSHELIHLVFLRVSQINGCAHCIDLHTRDLLKTMPFGKVALVPVWAEVPHLFSDQYRAALAWAEEVTRVSETHASDEAYAAASAAFTPKDLVDLTITIAAMNAFNRLGAPFRLPVAVTA; encoded by the coding sequence ATGAGTCAGAACAAACGGCTGGTCTGGACTGAGGTGGCGCCGCAGGGCGCGAGGGCGCTCTTCGGCATCCACCACTACATCACCACGAGCACCGACCTATCCCACGAACTGATCCACCTCGTCTTCTTGCGCGTGTCGCAGATCAATGGCTGCGCGCATTGCATCGACCTACATACCCGTGACCTCTTGAAGACGATGCCGTTTGGGAAGGTCGCCCTGGTCCCGGTCTGGGCCGAGGTGCCCCACCTGTTCTCCGACCAATACCGCGCCGCGCTTGCCTGGGCAGAGGAAGTCACGCGGGTAAGCGAGACGCACGCTTCTGACGAAGCCTATGCGGCTGCGAGCGCGGCTTTCACGCCAAAGGATCTCGTGGATCTCACGATCACCATTGCGGCGATGAACGCGTTCAATCGGCTCGGAGCACCCTTCCGGCTTCCAGTCGCGGTAACGGCCTGA
- a CDS encoding HEAT repeat domain-containing protein, with the protein MLPPGHPRWDYCEFSRTTSTANYRGYTAKWAIVGEKLYLQGFGGEAEDGFGPSVKSKRPKRQIGMLDVHEVDTPVPASWFSGDLYCPSGNAPGTRWDDFTPEEFLLFRIVRGRVGAHLTVPNAGEVVDESFDDATALLDRFIDVGTGPEIAPGPVAGLAEALHDAGETVDHRRLAGLLWHAGAADLEVLAAALTAVRDPDVLRWVGYALNRIGPEAAVAIPDLMRVLATTDDAEVARSMAYALAGIGPAAATVFPSMIPLVLARCGRQADRQLELFVDNLEPAGTQMLDVMIAGLIPAQGTALAHHIAVALGQMGLAAVLPLYVAFASAADDRQRSAIAHAFGRIGPDAGLALDLLLNSLRQAGDDETRAAMMSAATRIGLRSPADLHALRAVFRTTGDERVLRAATAAAATLGTAALGFLLEEFEAGGPAVRIPLAKVLGDFGTEAAAAVGALAQAAAGSTDRALLDALVQALAKIGAPADVLFSARIMALRHAPKGSWVEDGLIEMQKALDEGLRLAEHEVRELVAALVKSWNTSFKRQIARMLGSIGKPAAEPLLSALDQVQHAETRTVMFYALGLIGEPAQAAIDDVVIALSAADNDRLRLQLVDDLVRMGQPDERHMATLADVLVRSSFRPVWWRLGLVLAGFGAPAVVTLVRVLDHASDDGLCAAMENALLEVAATDAAARAALLAAVRHVARPLTKTAIQAALNQPTR; encoded by the coding sequence TTGCTGCCGCCCGGGCACCCGCGCTGGGATTACTGCGAATTCAGCCGGACGACCAGCACCGCGAACTACAGGGGCTATACGGCGAAGTGGGCGATCGTAGGAGAGAAGCTCTACCTCCAAGGGTTCGGCGGAGAGGCGGAAGACGGTTTTGGCCCGAGCGTCAAGAGCAAGCGGCCGAAGCGGCAGATCGGGATGCTCGACGTCCATGAGGTCGACACGCCTGTGCCAGCCTCATGGTTCTCCGGCGATCTCTACTGTCCGTCGGGCAACGCCCCAGGCACCCGATGGGATGATTTCACCCCCGAGGAATTCCTCCTGTTCAGGATCGTGCGAGGCAGGGTGGGCGCGCACCTGACGGTGCCGAACGCTGGGGAGGTCGTGGACGAGAGTTTCGATGACGCGACCGCCCTGCTGGACCGGTTCATCGACGTCGGCACCGGCCCGGAGATCGCCCCCGGACCGGTCGCAGGGCTCGCGGAAGCGTTGCACGATGCCGGAGAAACGGTCGACCATCGACGGCTCGCCGGACTGCTATGGCATGCGGGCGCGGCCGATCTGGAGGTCTTGGCAGCCGCCCTGACAGCGGTCCGGGATCCCGACGTCCTCCGGTGGGTCGGATATGCCCTGAACAGGATCGGACCCGAGGCCGCGGTCGCGATCCCCGACCTCATGCGCGTGCTGGCCACGACCGACGATGCGGAAGTCGCGAGGTCCATGGCGTACGCGCTCGCCGGCATCGGACCGGCCGCGGCAACCGTCTTCCCGTCCATGATACCGCTCGTCCTGGCGCGGTGCGGTCGGCAGGCGGATCGGCAGCTCGAACTGTTCGTCGACAATCTGGAGCCTGCGGGCACGCAAATGCTGGACGTAATGATCGCCGGCCTGATCCCGGCCCAAGGCACCGCGCTCGCCCACCACATCGCCGTCGCTCTCGGTCAGATGGGCCTTGCCGCCGTCCTGCCGCTCTACGTGGCCTTCGCGAGCGCCGCCGATGATCGGCAGAGGTCGGCGATTGCCCACGCTTTCGGCCGGATCGGTCCGGATGCCGGCCTGGCCCTGGACCTACTCCTGAACAGTCTGCGGCAGGCCGGCGACGACGAGACGCGCGCCGCCATGATGAGTGCCGCAACGCGGATCGGCTTGCGGTCCCCGGCCGACCTGCATGCCCTCAGGGCCGTCTTCCGCACCACGGGCGATGAGCGCGTTCTACGAGCCGCGACCGCCGCGGCCGCGACCCTCGGAACAGCCGCTCTGGGCTTTCTCCTTGAGGAATTCGAAGCCGGCGGTCCCGCCGTCAGGATCCCGCTCGCGAAGGTGCTCGGCGATTTCGGTACGGAGGCTGCCGCGGCCGTCGGTGCTCTCGCCCAGGCGGCGGCGGGCTCGACCGACCGCGCGCTACTCGACGCGCTCGTACAAGCCTTGGCGAAGATCGGAGCGCCTGCAGATGTGCTCTTCTCCGCAAGGATCATGGCGCTCCGGCACGCGCCGAAGGGTTCCTGGGTTGAGGATGGTCTCATCGAGATGCAGAAGGCGCTCGACGAAGGCCTGCGGCTGGCCGAACACGAGGTCCGCGAGCTCGTCGCGGCGCTCGTCAAATCATGGAACACATCGTTCAAACGCCAGATCGCCCGGATGCTGGGCTCGATCGGGAAGCCAGCGGCAGAGCCGCTTCTGAGCGCGCTGGATCAGGTTCAGCATGCGGAGACCCGAACCGTGATGTTCTATGCGCTGGGGCTGATCGGCGAACCAGCGCAGGCTGCCATAGACGACGTCGTGATCGCCTTGTCGGCGGCCGACAACGATCGTCTACGCCTGCAGCTCGTCGACGATCTCGTCCGCATGGGGCAGCCTGACGAGAGGCACATGGCCACGCTCGCAGACGTGCTCGTCCGATCGTCGTTCCGTCCGGTCTGGTGGCGCCTGGGCCTTGTTCTTGCGGGCTTCGGCGCGCCGGCGGTCGTCACACTCGTCCGGGTTCTGGATCATGCGTCGGACGATGGGCTATGCGCTGCCATGGAGAACGCGCTCCTCGAGGTCGCCGCCACGGACGCCGCTGCACGTGCCGCGCTCCTCGCAGCCGTGCGGCATGTGGCACGACCGCTGACGAAGACCGCGATCCAGGCCGCCTTGAACCAACCGACCCGGTGA
- a CDS encoding winged helix-turn-helix domain-containing protein, producing MRREIGRLGLLQIDSVNVLVRAHYMPLFSRLGPYDRGALDTLAIAQSKCFFEYWGHEASLLPIDLHPLLRWRMERARGGRCVWSRLEPFAGERRAEADALLTRIESGGPLAASDVSGPKASKGMWNWSDAKHALEWLFWAGLIASTHRRGSFERVYDLPERVLPRAALARPTPDPVDARRELVARSAAALGVATANDLRDYYRLSPADARLPIEQLVEAGVLVPVHVRGWQQQAYLHKDARPGRRHAGAALLSPFDPVVWHRPRTERLFGFRYRLEIYTPAHKREHGYYVLPFLMDGALVARVDLKADRRAGALIVLRAHREPGAPAATMERMLAELRLMASWLGLSDVVISSTAGLESRDCRVSSRKSDRAAME from the coding sequence ATGCGCCGCGAGATCGGCCGGCTGGGCCTTCTCCAGATCGACAGCGTGAACGTCCTCGTCCGCGCCCACTACATGCCGCTGTTCTCGCGCCTGGGTCCGTACGATCGCGGCGCGCTCGACACCCTGGCGATCGCCCAGTCGAAGTGCTTCTTCGAGTACTGGGGCCACGAGGCGTCCCTCCTGCCCATCGACCTGCATCCCCTGCTGCGCTGGCGCATGGAACGCGCCCGCGGCGGCCGCTGCGTCTGGAGCCGGCTCGAACCGTTCGCGGGCGAGCGGCGCGCGGAGGCCGACGCTCTGCTCACCCGCATCGAGAGCGGGGGCCCCCTGGCGGCGTCCGATGTGTCGGGCCCCAAGGCGTCCAAGGGCATGTGGAACTGGAGCGATGCCAAGCACGCGCTCGAATGGCTGTTCTGGGCGGGCCTGATCGCGTCGACGCATCGACGGGGCAGCTTCGAGCGCGTTTATGACCTGCCCGAGCGGGTGCTGCCCCGGGCCGCCCTCGCACGACCGACCCCGGATCCGGTGGACGCCCGGCGCGAGCTCGTCGCACGGTCCGCGGCGGCGCTCGGCGTGGCGACCGCGAACGACCTGCGCGACTACTACCGCCTCTCGCCGGCCGATGCCCGCCTGCCCATCGAGCAGCTCGTCGAGGCCGGCGTCCTCGTTCCGGTGCACGTCCGCGGCTGGCAGCAGCAGGCCTACCTGCACAAGGATGCCCGGCCCGGACGCCGGCATGCTGGCGCGGCGCTCCTCTCGCCGTTCGACCCGGTCGTCTGGCACCGCCCGAGGACGGAGCGGCTCTTCGGCTTCCGGTATCGATTGGAGATCTACACGCCGGCGCACAAGCGCGAGCATGGCTACTACGTGCTGCCGTTCCTCATGGACGGCGCGCTCGTCGCCAGGGTCGACCTGAAGGCGGACCGACGGGCCGGGGCGCTGATCGTCCTGCGCGCGCATCGAGAGCCGGGTGCGCCAGCGGCTACGATGGAGCGGATGCTCGCGGAATTGCGGTTGATGGCCTCGTGGCTCGGCCTGTCCGATGTCGTGATCTCGTCGACAGCCGGGCTGGAGAGCCGTGATTGCCGGGTCAGTTCCCGGAAGAGCGACCGGGCGGCGATGGAATAG
- a CDS encoding STM3941 family protein — MDVVEIHRSPWRAIGLFLASVGFTAFAGWLIYAHPTIGRTAVTPGSFAEFEAYAGVAFFGLCTVLIFPKLFQSKPVVSVGPRGIYDRRLSTDWIPWKTIRSVTPMQIQRQRMLVLEIDPAADAHLPWTKGARRKAKLNRVFGRSGYWMTAADLRGGFPALAEAVSADRRGA; from the coding sequence GTGGATGTCGTCGAGATCCATCGCTCGCCGTGGCGGGCCATCGGCCTCTTCCTGGCCTCCGTCGGCTTCACGGCCTTCGCCGGCTGGCTGATCTATGCGCACCCGACAATCGGGCGCACGGCCGTGACGCCCGGAAGCTTCGCCGAGTTCGAGGCCTATGCCGGCGTCGCGTTCTTCGGCCTCTGCACGGTGCTGATCTTCCCCAAGCTGTTCCAGTCGAAACCGGTGGTGTCCGTCGGGCCGCGTGGGATCTACGATCGCAGGCTGTCGACCGACTGGATCCCCTGGAAGACGATCCGCAGCGTGACGCCGATGCAGATCCAGCGGCAGCGCATGCTGGTGCTGGAGATCGACCCGGCGGCCGACGCGCATCTGCCCTGGACGAAGGGCGCGCGCCGCAAGGCCAAACTGAACCGGGTCTTCGGGCGGTCCGGGTACTGGATGACGGCGGCCGATCTGCGCGGCGGCTTCCCGGCATTGGCCGAGGCGGTGTCCGCGGACCGGCGTGGCGCGTAG
- a CDS encoding elongation factor G: MVGQPRCIALVGPSQSGKSLLLDALIRRCEPGQSSIANESRSVQPEANGRAYAISIEPTLTALRFLGDDFTLVDCPGSVEFAQSGKAVLDVCDMAVVVCEPDERRLPAVQVVLHGLEERGVPHLLFVNKIDTATQGLRETLAALQSVSRIPLLLRQIPIWRDGTAAGFIDLALERAFIYRDQAPSTRMDLPDGELPREKEDRFTLLERLADHDDILMEQLITDAEPARDRVMADLARELRTGQAVSMLIGSAQRGNGLLRLLKALRHEAPRIDGTRARIGLPDDGPAVAQVILTRHSAFGGKISVCRVLRGSFREGDAVLAGQGTTTRIGGFLAADRPQSGKIPSVDAGETCGFTRLESIATGQRFSTQTLEEQDSLPTPKQVCATALQLRDRKDDVRLNSALAKLVEEDPGLKVEHRADLEEVQLLGQGDMHLRVAIERLADRFGMRVERGRPKVDYRETIRKPARGHGRHKKQTGGHGQFADVHLAVRPLPSGEGFVFEDAVVGGAVPRKFIPSVEAGARAYLRRGPLGFPVEDLAVTLTDGAFHAVDSSDAAFQAATRLALDDALAKAEPVLLEPVWAIEIVMPSSATAKATGLVTGRRGQILGFDARPDWAGWDVLNALIPEAETSDLIVELRSLTSGVGSFTSRFDHRAELTGRPAELLLHLA, translated from the coding sequence ATGGTCGGGCAACCGCGCTGTATCGCCCTCGTCGGTCCCTCGCAGAGCGGCAAAAGTCTGTTGCTCGATGCGTTGATACGGCGATGCGAGCCCGGCCAATCCAGCATCGCAAACGAGAGCCGGTCGGTACAGCCGGAGGCGAATGGCCGTGCCTACGCGATCAGCATCGAGCCGACGCTGACCGCTCTGCGCTTCCTTGGCGACGACTTCACCCTCGTCGACTGCCCAGGTTCGGTCGAGTTCGCGCAATCCGGCAAAGCTGTTCTGGACGTGTGCGATATGGCTGTCGTCGTCTGCGAGCCCGACGAACGTCGGCTCCCCGCCGTGCAGGTCGTGCTGCACGGGCTTGAGGAGCGCGGGGTCCCGCACCTCTTGTTCGTCAACAAGATCGACACGGCGACGCAAGGCCTGCGCGAGACCCTGGCCGCACTGCAGTCCGTGTCTCGCATCCCGCTCCTGCTGCGGCAGATCCCTATATGGCGCGACGGAACAGCGGCCGGCTTCATCGACCTCGCTCTCGAACGCGCGTTCATCTACCGCGATCAGGCGCCGAGTACCCGGATGGATCTACCGGACGGAGAGCTGCCTCGGGAGAAGGAAGACCGATTCACGCTCCTAGAGCGCCTTGCCGATCACGACGACATCTTGATGGAGCAGCTCATCACCGACGCCGAGCCGGCGCGCGACCGCGTCATGGCAGACCTCGCCCGGGAGTTGCGGACCGGTCAGGCGGTCTCCATGCTCATCGGGTCCGCACAACGCGGCAACGGGCTGCTCCGGTTGCTCAAGGCACTCCGGCACGAGGCTCCGCGCATTGACGGCACGCGCGCGCGCATCGGCTTGCCCGATGACGGACCCGCGGTCGCGCAGGTGATCCTAACGCGGCATTCCGCTTTCGGCGGCAAGATCTCGGTATGCCGGGTGTTGCGTGGCAGCTTCCGGGAGGGTGATGCCGTTTTGGCAGGCCAGGGTACGACGACGCGGATCGGCGGTTTCCTCGCTGCCGACAGGCCTCAGAGCGGCAAGATCCCCTCTGTCGACGCGGGCGAGACATGCGGTTTCACCCGGCTCGAGAGTATCGCGACCGGACAGCGGTTCTCGACGCAGACGTTGGAGGAGCAGGATAGCCTGCCCACTCCTAAGCAAGTCTGCGCGACCGCGCTTCAGCTGCGGGATCGGAAGGACGACGTGCGCCTCAATTCCGCGCTCGCCAAGCTCGTCGAGGAAGATCCCGGCTTGAAGGTGGAGCACCGGGCGGATCTGGAGGAGGTCCAGCTCCTCGGCCAGGGCGACATGCATCTGAGGGTCGCGATAGAGCGGCTGGCCGACCGTTTCGGTATGCGGGTAGAGCGCGGTCGGCCGAAGGTGGATTACCGCGAGACGATTCGAAAGCCCGCCCGCGGACACGGGCGGCATAAGAAGCAGACCGGCGGCCATGGACAATTCGCGGACGTCCATCTCGCCGTCCGGCCTCTGCCGAGCGGCGAGGGCTTCGTGTTCGAGGACGCAGTCGTCGGTGGCGCGGTACCGCGCAAGTTTATACCATCGGTAGAGGCTGGGGCACGCGCCTATCTGCGTCGGGGACCTCTCGGCTTCCCGGTCGAGGATCTCGCGGTGACGCTGACCGATGGCGCCTTCCACGCGGTCGACTCGTCAGACGCCGCCTTTCAGGCTGCCACGCGCTTGGCCCTGGACGACGCATTAGCGAAGGCGGAACCCGTCCTACTCGAGCCCGTATGGGCAATCGAGATTGTGATGCCGTCATCCGCTACCGCCAAAGCTACGGGTTTGGTCACGGGCCGCCGGGGCCAGATCCTGGGCTTTGATGCGCGGCCTGATTGGGCCGGCTGGGACGTGTTGAATGCCCTAATACCCGAGGCCGAAACATCGGATCTCATTGTCGAGCTTCGGTCTCTGACCAGCGGCGTCGGCAGCTTCACGTCTCGCTTCGATCATCGCGCGGAGCTTACCGGCCGACCGGCAGAGCTGCTGCTGCATCTAGCCTGA